The proteins below are encoded in one region of Coffea arabica cultivar ET-39 chromosome 4c, Coffea Arabica ET-39 HiFi, whole genome shotgun sequence:
- the LOC113743054 gene encoding protein indeterminate-domain 7-like translates to MMKGLIVQQQPAQPVMEENMSNLTSASNEASVSSVNRNDNGSGGSIYPPQQYFAPPNQTQVAQPQQAVKKKRNLPGNPDPDAEVLALSPKTLLATNRFICEICNKGFQRDQNLQLHRRGHNLPWKLKQRTNKEVKKKVYVCPEASCVHHDPSRALGDLTGIKKHFCRKHGEKKWKCDKCSKRYAVQSDWKAHSKTCGTREYRCDCGTLFSRRDSFITHRAFCDALAEESARAIPGNPLLSSQAAGSSTAPRHVNNINPLQQQFGNQDNPHLFSLKKEQHTFNLRPEIPPWLACSPMPAGAGPGPGPPPVDLTSSIFPSPRLGPGFSECHQELSLRENPNPNLGPNLPPFHPTTSPHISATALLQKAAQMGAAMGSSKAGAGGAAPPAVMLNTRPHQAHVSAAAADSATNITTGNFGLNLSSREDLASGTFVNGLASYGNKAVDPAAGGPPPPTSFLQDMMMNSLSSSSATTGFEGSTFEDAFGGILNPKKTSNSSFMRGNDSEGGGGGGGIVGGGNDRMTRDFLGLRPLSHSDIFNIAGFSNCMNTTASNEHHQNASQKSWQG, encoded by the exons ATGATGAAAGGTCTGATAGTCCAGCAGCAACCAGCACAGCCCGTTATGGAGGAAAACATGTCTAATCTGACCTCTGCTTCTAATGAAGCTAGTGTTTCTTCTGTCAATAGAAATGATAATGGATCAGGAGGCAGCATATATCCACCACAGCAATACTTTGCTCCCCCAAATCAAACTCAGGTTGCTCAACCTCAGCAAGCAGTCAAGAAGAAGAGAAATCTGCCGGGCAATCCAG ACCCTGATGCGGAAGTGTTAGCTTTGTCTCCCAAGACTCTCTTGGCAACAAACAGATTCATTTGCGAAATTTGCAACAAAGGGTTTCAGAGGGATCAGAATCTTCAACTTCACAGAAGAGGTCATAATCTGCCATGGAAGCTGAAGCAGAGAACAAACAAGGAAGTAAAGAAGAAAGTATACGTGTGCCCAGAAGCCAGTTGTGTCCACCATGATCCGTCAAGGGCCCTTGGGGACCTAACCGGAATCAAGAAGCACTTTTGCAGAAAGCACGGTGAGAAGAAGTGGAAATGTGACAAATGCTCAAAGCGGTATGCAGTTCAATCAGACTGGAAAGCTCATTCCAAAACCTGTGGCACTAGGGAGTACAGATGTGACTGTGGAACCCTTTTCTCTAG GAGGGACAGTTTTATCACACATAGAGCCTTTTGTGATGCACTAGCAGAAGAGAGTGCTAGAGCTATTCCGGGAAATCCGCTCCTTTCCTCCCAAGCCGCTGGTTCTTCCACAGCACCCCGTCATGTGAACAACATCAATCCTCTTCAACAACAGTTCGGCAACCAGGATAATCCCCATTTATTTTCCCTTAAAAAAGAGCAACACACTTTTAATCTGAGGCCTGAAATTCCACCATGGCTAGCATGTTCTCCGATGCCAGCTGGAGCCGGACCAGGTCCCGGTCCACCACCAGTAGACCTTACTTCTTCAATCTTCCCATCCCCAAGACTGGGTCCAGGATTTTCAGAATGCCATCAAGAATTATCCCTCcgtgaaaaccctaaccctaatcTTGGACCTAATCTTCCACCATTCCATCCCACGACCTCCCCACACATATCTGCAactgcattgctgcaaaaagcAGCTCAGATGGGAGCAGCCATGGGCAGCAGCAAAGCAGGTGCAGGTGGTGCAGCTCCACCTGCAGTCATGCTGAACACTAGACCCCACCAAGCTCACGTGTCTGCTGCTGCTGCCGATTCTGCTACCAATATTACAACTGGAAattttggactgaatttgtccTCGCGTGAAGATTTGGCCAGTGGGACGTTTGTCAATGGCTTGGCTTCATATGGGAATAAAGCTGTAGACCCTGCTGCTGGTGGACCTCCACCTCCTACTTCTTTTCTTCAAGATATGATGATGaactctctttcttcttcttctgcaacCACTGGATTTGAAGGCTCAACGTTTGAAGACGCATTTGGTGGGATTCTCAACCCGAAGAAGACATCAAACAGTTCCTTCATGAGGGGTAACGATAGTGAAGGTGGCGGCGGCGGCGGAGGCATCGTGGGCGGCGGCAATGATCGCATGACGAGGGATTTTCTTGGTTTAAGGCCTCTTTCTCACAGTGACATTTTTAATATTGCCGGTTTCAGTAATTGCATGAATACTACTGCTTCTAATGAGCATCATCAGAACGCATCTCAAAAGTCATGGCAAGGTTAG